From one Macaca nemestrina isolate mMacNem1 chromosome 5, mMacNem.hap1, whole genome shotgun sequence genomic stretch:
- the LOC105487326 gene encoding tubulin beta-2A chain — MREIVHIQAGQCGNQIGAKFWEVISDEHGIDPTGSYHGDSDLQLERINVYYNEAAGNKYVPRAILVDLEPGTMDSVRSGPFGQIFRPDNFVFGQSGAGNNWAKGHYTEGAELVDSVLDVVRKESESCDCLQGFQLTHSLGGGTGSGMGTLLISKIREEYPDRIMNTFSVMPSPKVSDTVVEPYNATLSVHQLVENTDETYSIDNEALYDICFRTLKLTTPTYGDLNHLVSATMSGVTTCLRFPGQLNADLRKLAVNMVPFPRLHFFMPGFAPLTSRGSQQYRALTVPELTQQMFDSKNMMAACDPRHGRYLTVAAIFRGRMSMKEVDEQMLNVQNKNSSYFVEWIPNNVKTAVCDIPPRGLKMSATFIGNSTAIQELFKRISEQFTAMFRRKAFLHWYTGEGMDEMEFTEAESNMNDLVSEYQQYQDATADEQGEFEEEEGEDEA; from the exons ATGCGCGAGATCGTGCACATCCAGGCGGGCCAGTGCGGCAACCAGATCGGCGCCAAG TTTTGGGAGGTCATCAGTGATGAGCATGGGATCGACCCCACAGGCAGTTACCATGGAGACAGTGACTTGCAGCTGGAGAGAATCAACGTGTACTACAATGAGGCTGCTG GTAATAAATACGTACCTCGGGCCATCCTGGTGGATCTGGAGCCTGGCACCATGGACTCCGTCAGGTCTGGACCCTTCGGCCAGATCTTCAGGCCAGACAACTTCGTGTTTG GCCAGAGCGGAGCTGGGAATAACTGGGCCAAGGGCCACTACACAGAGGGAGCCGAGCTGGTCGACTCGGTCCTGGACGTGGTGAGGAAGGAGTCAGAGAGCTGTGACTGTCTCCAGGGCTTCCAGCTGACCCACTCTCTGGGGGGTGGCACCGGGTCCGGGATGGGCACCCTGCTCATCAGCAAGATCCGGGAAGAGTACCCAGACCGCATCATGAACACCTTCAGCGTCATGCCCTCACCCAAGGTGTCAGACACGGTGGTGGAGCCCTACAACGCCACCCTCTCTGTCCACCAGCTGGTGGAAAACACAGATGAAACCTACTCCATTGATAACGAGGCCCTGTACGACATCTGCTTCCGCACCCTGAAGCTGACCACCCCCACCTACGGGGACCTCAACCACCTGGTGTCGGCCACCATGAGCGGGGTCACCACCTGCCTGCGCTTCCCGGGCCAGCTGAACGCAGACCTGCGCAAGCTGGCGGTGAACATGGTGCCCTTCCCGCGCCTGCACTTCTTCATGCCCGGCTTCGCGCCCCTCACCAGCCGGGGCAGCCAGCAGTACCGCGCGCTCACGGTGCCCGAGCTCACCCAGCAGATGTTCGACTCCAAGAACATGATGGCAGCCTGCGACCCGCGCCACGGCCGCTACCTGACGGTGGCTGCCATCTTCCGGGGCCGCATGTCCATGAAGGAGGTGGACGAGCAGATGCTCAACGTGCAGAACAAGAACAGCAGCTACTTCGTGGAGTGGATCCCCAACAACGTGAAGACGGCCGTGTGCGACATCCCGCCCCGCGGCCTGAAGATGTCGGCCACCTTCATCGGCAACAGCACGGCCATCCAGGAGCTGTTCAAGCGCATCTCGGAGCAGTTCACGGCCATGTTCCGGCGCAAGGCCTTCCTGCACTGGTACACGGGCGAGGGCATGGACGAGATGGAGTTCACCGAGGCCGAGAGCAACATGAACGACCTGGTGTCTGAGTACCAGCAGTACCAGGACGCCACGGCCGACGAACAGGGGGAGTTCGAGGAGGAGGAGGGCGAGGACGAGGCTTAA